One genomic window of Pelmatolapia mariae isolate MD_Pm_ZW linkage group LG5, Pm_UMD_F_2, whole genome shotgun sequence includes the following:
- the atrip gene encoding ATR-interacting protein isoform X2, whose translation MNCPPTKRLRGLNKDVVTAVAFDDPFGDDEFTQEVLDEIDDIASQAITSASEGVEPGTGSKTTEPARGSSWSSSFGQNKPVNKTTSNHSRENAFSLNSSHRENAGISSREPLGNRQQQFGSDREDSYGLLEAQHAELKRKLKEVEEEIVLKSGEIRVLRDSLKAAQQEKEAQRQNQILLDTQRQKEYSEREKELNRKVQSLQSELQFKEAEINEMKTKLHTSDKNKTASPLPRNSPKILNHGSSSSSSPIGNGFITKEMFGAQVSSRVTPVKTPVKARRDERGASSSKSSDVSRPDPFLSVRPSHLQHRGGILLGLLLQQPLSPSSLGLSHLLSMSLTDIHLTSSRLSAGFLLNSDAAAGVSGGGAPRAALNPVQSLAVTGLNMLSQSQPASAASSKNRSCPGGVLLLSLLDLHLSQLCQSLDSLRSSSASSSGLDSSAANTLPAGRTAADSAGQGKLEEARLCGFNVEDVGLAALRLLCLLLVHSDEVVEAVLSKESQSRAIDHKADGVDLCSQNTLLQSLLRLCDPWPGGSSPQREAISLNAMKTLCVLIERTPDKHVDRLECVMPVVCTCVSVDSRFQTVSQCVSILTSMSDHEALAKQLCSQHDPCVFLKLFHFIRTRPDNHTAHTNWIQLDLQVVRLLSRLMTQRSESWATNQRSSCQCYTELVQTAVIVFHRQWLDLRGSQEQTDPTGLASALQPCCSSSLPWWHSSAASLLRECVLLLHWLLLHHGSFSESCRPLLHMYDQVIPAVRDTLRKIPDLTESEELALDEICRSEGDEADDMDTDTGS comes from the exons ATGAACTGTCCCCCAACAAAGCGTCTCCGTGGCCTGAACAAGGATGTAGTGACAGCAGTGGCTTTTGATGACCCTTTTGGAGATGATGAATTCACCCAGGAAGTCTTAGATGAAATCGATGATATCGCCTCGCAAGCCATCACGTCGGCTTCGGAAGGTGTGGAGCCAGGGACAGGATCCAAAACGACTGAGCCAGCCCGCGGGTCATCCTGGTCATCCTCCTTTGGGCAGAACAAACCTGTGAACAAAACCACATCTAATCATAGCagagaaaatgcattttctttgaACAGTAGCCACAGAGAGAATGCGGGGATATCAAGTAGAGAACCATTGG GTAACAGGCAGCAGCAGTTTGGGTCAGACAGAGAGGACTCCTATGGTCTCCTGGAGGCTCAGCATGCAGAGCTGAAGAGGAAG CTGAAGGAGGTGGAAGAGGAGATTGTGTTGAAGAGCGGGGAGATCCGGGTCCTGAGGGACTCTCTAAAAGCAGCTCAACAGGAGAAGGAGGCTCAGAGACAGAATCAGATCCTACTGGATACCCAGAGACAGAAAGAGTATAGTGAAAGGGAAAAGGAGCTTAACAGGAAG GTTCAGTCTCTGCAGTCtgaactgcagtttaaagaAGCAGAGATCAATGAGATGAAGACCAAACTGCACActtcagacaaaaacaaaacagcctcTCCGCTGCCTAGGAACAG TCCTAAAATCCTGAATCATGGAAGCAGCAGCTCATCCTCTCCAATAGGAAATGGTTTCATCACCAAGGAGATGTTTGGAGCCCAGGTATCATCCAGAGTGACACCAGTGAAAACCCCGGTGAAGGCACGGAGAGATG AGAGAGGAGCATCCAGCAGCAAATCTAGTGATGTGTCTCGACCAGACCCCTTCCTGTCTGTCAGACCGTCTCATCTGCAGCACAGAG GTGGCATCCTTCTGGGGTTATTGCTGCAGCAGCCTCTTTCCCCCAGCAGCCTCGGGCTCTCTCATTTGCTGTCTATGAGTCTGACTGACATTCACCTGACATCCAG TCGGCTGTCAGCAGGTTTTCTGCTCAACTCTGATGCTGCAGCTGGTGTCAGTGGAGGTGGAGCTCCCAGAGCTGCTCTTAATCCTGTCCAAAGTCTGGCTGTAACTGGACTCAACATGCTGAGTCAGAGCCAACCGGCATCTGcagccagcagcaaaaacag GTCGTGTCCTGGAGgtgtcctcctcctctctctgttgGACCTTCACCTGTCTCAGCTATGCCAGTCTTTGGACTCGCTCCGCTCCTCCTCCGCTAGCAGCAGTGGTTTAGACTCTTCAGCTGCCAATACACTTCCAGCAGGCCGCACTGCTGCAGATTCTGCTGGGCAGGGAAAACTGGAGGAGGCTCGTTTATGTGGGTTTAATGTGGAGGACGTTGGCCTAGCTGCTCTGAGGCTCCTTTGTCTCCTGCTGGTCCACAGTGATGAG GTGGTGGAGGCTGTGTTGTCAAAGGAGAGTCAGAGCAGAGCCATCGACCATAAG GCGGATGGAGTGGACCTCTGCTCTCAGAACACTTTGTTACAGTCACTGCTGCGGTTGTGTGATCCGTGGCCCGGTGGAAGCAGCCCACAGAGGGAGGCGATTTCCCTCAATGCCATGAAGACTCTGTGTGTCTTAATTGAGAGAACACCAGACAAACATGTTGACAG GTTAGAGTGTGTGATGCCGGtggtgtgtacgtgtgtgtcaGTGGACAGCAGGTTCCAGACAGTTTCACAGTGTGTGTCCATCCTCACATCGATGTCTGACCACGAAGCACTGGCGAAGCAGCTATGCTCTCAGCATG atcCCTGTGTTTTCTTGAAGTTGTTTCATTTCATCAGGACAAGACCAGACAaccacacagcacacacaaacTGGATTCAGCTAGACCTTCAG gtgGTTCGTTTGTTGAGCAGACTGATGACTCAGAGATCAGAGAGCTGGGCTACCAACCAGCGGAGCAGCTGTCAGTGCTATACTGAG CTGGTTCAGACAGCAGTGATTGTTTTCCATCGTCAGTGGTTAGATCTGCGTGGTTCTCAGGAGCAAACAGACCCAACAG GGCTTGCCTCAGCTCTGCAGCCATGCTGTAGCTCCTCTTTGCCATGGTGGCACAGCTCAGCGGCATCTCTGCTCAGAGAGTGTGTGCTGCTGTTGCATTGGTTGCTTCTGCATCATGGCAGCTTCTCCGAGAGCTGCAGGCCGCTGCTGCACATGTACGACCAGGTGATCCCTGCTGTACGAGACACACTGAGGAAGATCCCAGATCTGACCGAGAGCGAGG AGTTGGCATTGGACGAGATCTGCCGCTCAGAGGGGGATGAAGCTGATGACATGGACACTGACACCGGCTCCTAA
- the atrip gene encoding ATR-interacting protein isoform X1, with translation MNCPPTKRLRGLNKDVVTAVAFDDPFGDDEFTQEVLDEIDDIASQAITSASEGVEPGTGSKTTEPARGSSWSSSFGQNKPVNKTTSNHSRENAFSLNSSHRENAGISSREPLGNRQQQFGSDREDSYGLLEAQHAELKRKLKEVEEEIVLKSGEIRVLRDSLKAAQQEKEAQRQNQILLDTQRQKEYSEREKELNRKVQSLQSELQFKEAEINEMKTKLHTSDKNKTASPLPRNSPKILNHGSSSSSSPIGNGFITKEMFGAQVSSRVTPVKTPVKARRDAERGASSSKSSDVSRPDPFLSVRPSHLQHRGGILLGLLLQQPLSPSSLGLSHLLSMSLTDIHLTSSRLSAGFLLNSDAAAGVSGGGAPRAALNPVQSLAVTGLNMLSQSQPASAASSKNRSCPGGVLLLSLLDLHLSQLCQSLDSLRSSSASSSGLDSSAANTLPAGRTAADSAGQGKLEEARLCGFNVEDVGLAALRLLCLLLVHSDEVVEAVLSKESQSRAIDHKADGVDLCSQNTLLQSLLRLCDPWPGGSSPQREAISLNAMKTLCVLIERTPDKHVDRLECVMPVVCTCVSVDSRFQTVSQCVSILTSMSDHEALAKQLCSQHDPCVFLKLFHFIRTRPDNHTAHTNWIQLDLQVVRLLSRLMTQRSESWATNQRSSCQCYTELVQTAVIVFHRQWLDLRGSQEQTDPTGLASALQPCCSSSLPWWHSSAASLLRECVLLLHWLLLHHGSFSESCRPLLHMYDQVIPAVRDTLRKIPDLTESEELALDEICRSEGDEADDMDTDTGS, from the exons ATGAACTGTCCCCCAACAAAGCGTCTCCGTGGCCTGAACAAGGATGTAGTGACAGCAGTGGCTTTTGATGACCCTTTTGGAGATGATGAATTCACCCAGGAAGTCTTAGATGAAATCGATGATATCGCCTCGCAAGCCATCACGTCGGCTTCGGAAGGTGTGGAGCCAGGGACAGGATCCAAAACGACTGAGCCAGCCCGCGGGTCATCCTGGTCATCCTCCTTTGGGCAGAACAAACCTGTGAACAAAACCACATCTAATCATAGCagagaaaatgcattttctttgaACAGTAGCCACAGAGAGAATGCGGGGATATCAAGTAGAGAACCATTGG GTAACAGGCAGCAGCAGTTTGGGTCAGACAGAGAGGACTCCTATGGTCTCCTGGAGGCTCAGCATGCAGAGCTGAAGAGGAAG CTGAAGGAGGTGGAAGAGGAGATTGTGTTGAAGAGCGGGGAGATCCGGGTCCTGAGGGACTCTCTAAAAGCAGCTCAACAGGAGAAGGAGGCTCAGAGACAGAATCAGATCCTACTGGATACCCAGAGACAGAAAGAGTATAGTGAAAGGGAAAAGGAGCTTAACAGGAAG GTTCAGTCTCTGCAGTCtgaactgcagtttaaagaAGCAGAGATCAATGAGATGAAGACCAAACTGCACActtcagacaaaaacaaaacagcctcTCCGCTGCCTAGGAACAG TCCTAAAATCCTGAATCATGGAAGCAGCAGCTCATCCTCTCCAATAGGAAATGGTTTCATCACCAAGGAGATGTTTGGAGCCCAGGTATCATCCAGAGTGACACCAGTGAAAACCCCGGTGAAGGCACGGAGAGATG CAGAGAGAGGAGCATCCAGCAGCAAATCTAGTGATGTGTCTCGACCAGACCCCTTCCTGTCTGTCAGACCGTCTCATCTGCAGCACAGAG GTGGCATCCTTCTGGGGTTATTGCTGCAGCAGCCTCTTTCCCCCAGCAGCCTCGGGCTCTCTCATTTGCTGTCTATGAGTCTGACTGACATTCACCTGACATCCAG TCGGCTGTCAGCAGGTTTTCTGCTCAACTCTGATGCTGCAGCTGGTGTCAGTGGAGGTGGAGCTCCCAGAGCTGCTCTTAATCCTGTCCAAAGTCTGGCTGTAACTGGACTCAACATGCTGAGTCAGAGCCAACCGGCATCTGcagccagcagcaaaaacag GTCGTGTCCTGGAGgtgtcctcctcctctctctgttgGACCTTCACCTGTCTCAGCTATGCCAGTCTTTGGACTCGCTCCGCTCCTCCTCCGCTAGCAGCAGTGGTTTAGACTCTTCAGCTGCCAATACACTTCCAGCAGGCCGCACTGCTGCAGATTCTGCTGGGCAGGGAAAACTGGAGGAGGCTCGTTTATGTGGGTTTAATGTGGAGGACGTTGGCCTAGCTGCTCTGAGGCTCCTTTGTCTCCTGCTGGTCCACAGTGATGAG GTGGTGGAGGCTGTGTTGTCAAAGGAGAGTCAGAGCAGAGCCATCGACCATAAG GCGGATGGAGTGGACCTCTGCTCTCAGAACACTTTGTTACAGTCACTGCTGCGGTTGTGTGATCCGTGGCCCGGTGGAAGCAGCCCACAGAGGGAGGCGATTTCCCTCAATGCCATGAAGACTCTGTGTGTCTTAATTGAGAGAACACCAGACAAACATGTTGACAG GTTAGAGTGTGTGATGCCGGtggtgtgtacgtgtgtgtcaGTGGACAGCAGGTTCCAGACAGTTTCACAGTGTGTGTCCATCCTCACATCGATGTCTGACCACGAAGCACTGGCGAAGCAGCTATGCTCTCAGCATG atcCCTGTGTTTTCTTGAAGTTGTTTCATTTCATCAGGACAAGACCAGACAaccacacagcacacacaaacTGGATTCAGCTAGACCTTCAG gtgGTTCGTTTGTTGAGCAGACTGATGACTCAGAGATCAGAGAGCTGGGCTACCAACCAGCGGAGCAGCTGTCAGTGCTATACTGAG CTGGTTCAGACAGCAGTGATTGTTTTCCATCGTCAGTGGTTAGATCTGCGTGGTTCTCAGGAGCAAACAGACCCAACAG GGCTTGCCTCAGCTCTGCAGCCATGCTGTAGCTCCTCTTTGCCATGGTGGCACAGCTCAGCGGCATCTCTGCTCAGAGAGTGTGTGCTGCTGTTGCATTGGTTGCTTCTGCATCATGGCAGCTTCTCCGAGAGCTGCAGGCCGCTGCTGCACATGTACGACCAGGTGATCCCTGCTGTACGAGACACACTGAGGAAGATCCCAGATCTGACCGAGAGCGAGG AGTTGGCATTGGACGAGATCTGCCGCTCAGAGGGGGATGAAGCTGATGACATGGACACTGACACCGGCTCCTAA